A single Mycolicibacterium cosmeticum DNA region contains:
- a CDS encoding DUF222 domain-containing protein: MLANSVADREVALAAFDVLDAAAEQLAGMDFTAFSVAELLELQSRRERQTRITACADHRILAALQNQATAHEMGGKSWPDILALRLGISQAQAKTRVKDAEHLGPRFVIGGDVLEPVLPACAEALASGTINLEHAGHIRDVLRKSERYTTATDRAEWERTLVGIAASNPPETVKDVGAQMLYLLNQDGSGPDLAAHQPGLRLGPQDADGMHRVSGHVDAEAAAYFKAIESVWAAPGINNPADAEPLANPSPNPLDPDAPPEMDAERRQAEAAERDTRSAARRSHDAFKTLCREILMSKKLGQHSGLPVTVVVSTTLAELESGAGVAHSSSGVKIPIPDLIRLAAHAHHYLLVFKHHTAEPLYLGRTKRLASKAQRLVAISRDRGCTRPGCFAPADRCQANHAGLDWAAGGETNADTIVLGCGPDNRLAYQSGWTTTIDPTTGRAQWHPPALLDTGQDRINHHFHPEELLRPADTEGGGDDP, from the coding sequence ATGCTTGCGAATTCGGTGGCCGATCGAGAAGTGGCGTTGGCCGCTTTCGACGTCCTCGACGCTGCGGCCGAACAGCTCGCCGGAATGGATTTCACCGCGTTCTCGGTTGCCGAGCTGCTGGAACTGCAATCGCGCCGGGAACGCCAGACCCGGATCACCGCGTGTGCCGACCACCGGATCCTGGCCGCACTGCAGAATCAGGCCACCGCCCATGAGATGGGCGGGAAATCCTGGCCGGACATCCTGGCCTTACGCCTGGGTATCAGCCAGGCCCAGGCCAAGACCAGGGTGAAAGATGCCGAGCACCTGGGGCCGCGATTTGTCATCGGCGGCGATGTCCTTGAGCCGGTCCTGCCCGCGTGTGCCGAAGCGCTGGCATCGGGGACGATCAATCTCGAACACGCCGGCCACATTCGCGACGTGCTGCGCAAATCCGAGCGCTACACCACCGCCACCGACCGCGCGGAGTGGGAACGCACCCTGGTGGGCATCGCGGCTTCGAACCCGCCCGAGACGGTCAAAGATGTCGGCGCCCAGATGCTGTATCTACTCAACCAAGACGGCTCCGGTCCGGACCTGGCCGCCCATCAACCGGGCCTGCGGCTGGGACCTCAGGACGCCGACGGGATGCACCGCGTCTCGGGCCATGTCGACGCCGAGGCCGCCGCGTATTTCAAAGCCATCGAATCCGTCTGGGCGGCGCCCGGGATCAACAACCCCGCCGACGCCGAACCCCTCGCCAATCCCAGCCCCAACCCGCTCGATCCCGATGCGCCGCCGGAGATGGACGCCGAACGACGCCAGGCCGAGGCCGCCGAACGCGATACCCGCAGCGCGGCCCGCCGCAGCCACGACGCCTTCAAGACCCTGTGCCGGGAAATCTTGATGTCCAAGAAACTCGGCCAGCACAGCGGGCTGCCGGTCACCGTGGTCGTCTCGACGACCCTGGCGGAACTGGAGAGCGGCGCTGGGGTCGCCCACAGCAGCAGCGGAGTGAAGATCCCCATCCCCGACCTCATCCGACTGGCTGCTCATGCCCATCACTACCTGCTGGTGTTCAAGCACCACACCGCCGAGCCGCTCTACCTCGGCCGTACCAAACGCCTGGCGTCCAAAGCCCAACGCCTGGTCGCGATCTCCAGGGACCGCGGATGCACTCGGCCCGGCTGCTTCGCCCCCGCCGACCGCTGCCAGGCCAACCACGCCGGCCTCGATTGGGCCGCCGGCGGTGAGACCAATGCCGACACCATCGTGCTGGGATGCGGTCCCGACAACCGACTGGCCTACCAATCCGGATGGACCACCACGATCGACCCGACCACCGGCCGTGCCCAATGGCATCCGCCGGCCCTGCTCGACACCGGCCAAGACCGCATCAATCACCACTTCCACCCCGAAGAGCTGCTGCGCCCAGCGGATACGGAAGGCGGGGGCGACGACCCGTAA
- a CDS encoding nitrate/nitrite transporter, translated as MTILTRDRDIEHWDAEDVEAWEAGGKKIANRNLIWSVFAEHVGFSVWSIWSVMVLFMPQNVYHIDAAGKFYLVAVPTLVGAFMRIPYTVAPARFGGRNWTIVSALLLLIPTLLTWWAMKNPGTTYTQFLVIAAFAGLGGGNFASSMTNINAFYPQRLKGWALGLNAGGGNIGVPVIQLIGLLVIASVSNTAPEIVCAIYLVLIGLAAVGAALFMDNLRNQKSNMGAMIEAMRYKHSWVMSFLYIGTFGSFIGFSFAFGQVLQINFLAGGSTAAQASLHAAQISFLGPLLGSISRPFGGKLADRIGGGKITLYVFVAMMFAAGILVTAGMLDDAHKGAPTGGQMTAYVVGFILLFILSGLGNGSTYKMIPSIFEAKAADHDEWSREEKASWSRRMSGALIGFAGAVGALGGVFINIVLRASYVSDAKSATNAFWVFLGFYVVCAVVTWFVFLRIAPVKDKVADSVPESVATA; from the coding sequence GTGACCATTCTGACCCGCGACCGTGACATCGAGCACTGGGACGCCGAGGACGTCGAGGCCTGGGAAGCCGGCGGAAAAAAGATTGCGAACCGCAACCTGATCTGGTCGGTCTTCGCCGAGCACGTCGGCTTCTCGGTGTGGTCCATCTGGTCGGTGATGGTGCTGTTCATGCCGCAGAACGTGTACCACATCGACGCCGCAGGAAAGTTCTATCTGGTGGCCGTTCCGACGTTGGTCGGCGCCTTCATGCGGATCCCCTACACCGTCGCCCCGGCGCGTTTCGGCGGGCGCAACTGGACGATCGTCAGCGCACTGCTGCTGCTCATCCCGACGCTGCTCACCTGGTGGGCGATGAAGAACCCGGGCACCACCTACACCCAGTTCCTGGTGATCGCCGCGTTCGCCGGATTGGGCGGCGGCAACTTCGCCTCGTCCATGACCAACATCAACGCCTTCTATCCGCAGCGGCTCAAGGGCTGGGCGCTGGGCCTGAACGCCGGTGGCGGCAACATCGGCGTCCCCGTCATCCAACTGATCGGCCTGCTGGTGATCGCCAGCGTGAGCAACACCGCACCCGAGATCGTCTGTGCCATCTACCTTGTGTTGATCGGTTTGGCGGCCGTCGGTGCCGCGCTGTTCATGGACAATCTGCGCAACCAGAAGTCCAACATGGGCGCCATGATCGAGGCGATGCGGTACAAGCACTCTTGGGTGATGAGCTTCCTGTACATCGGCACCTTCGGTTCGTTCATCGGCTTCAGCTTCGCGTTCGGGCAGGTGCTGCAGATCAACTTCCTGGCCGGCGGTTCCACCGCGGCGCAGGCCTCGCTGCACGCCGCGCAGATCTCGTTCCTGGGCCCGCTGCTGGGTTCCATCTCACGGCCGTTCGGCGGTAAGCTCGCCGACCGCATCGGAGGCGGCAAGATCACGCTCTACGTCTTCGTCGCGATGATGTTCGCGGCCGGGATCCTGGTGACCGCAGGCATGCTCGACGATGCACACAAGGGTGCGCCCACCGGTGGCCAGATGACCGCCTATGTCGTCGGCTTCATCCTGCTGTTCATCCTCTCCGGCCTGGGCAACGGTTCGACCTACAAGATGATCCCGTCCATCTTCGAGGCCAAGGCGGCCGACCACGACGAGTGGAGCCGCGAGGAGAAGGCGTCCTGGTCGCGCCGGATGTCCGGCGCCCTGATCGGCTTCGCCGGTGCCGTCGGCGCCCTGGGTGGCGTGTTCATCAACATCGTGCTGCGGGCCTCGTACGTGAGCGACGCGAAGTCGGCGACCAACGCCTTCTGGGTGTTCCTCGGTTTCTACGTCGTGTGCGCGGTCGTCACGTGGTTTGTCTTCCTGCGCATCGCGCCGGTCAAGGACAAGGTGGCCGACTCCGTTCCGGAGTCCGTCGCAACGGCCTGA
- a CDS encoding bifunctional nitrate reductase/sulfite reductase flavoprotein subunit alpha: MSVKTRTACSYCGVGCGIEVTTKADQLSGLPVIAQISGDKLHPTNYGRLCTKGATHAELMAATDGRLSTALVRSERGAEPVSTPVDEAVAEAGRRLRAIVDEHGPDAVALYVSGQMSIEAQYLATKLAKGYLRTVHIESNSRLCMASAGTGYKQSLGADGPPGSYTDFDHADLFFVIGANMADCHPILFLRMADRIKAGAKLIVVDPRRTATADKADLYLPIKPGTDLALLNGLLHLLVENGDIDREFIAQHTQGWEAMPAFLADYTPERVSTITGIAEGDIRTAATMIAEAGDWMTCWTMGLNQSTHGTWNTNAICNLHLATGAICRPGSGPMSLTGQPNAMGGREMGYMGPGLPGQRSVLSADDRAFCEDQWGLERGTIRTDVGPGTVAMFEQAAAGDIKACWIICTNPVASVPNRKTVITGLEACELVITQDAYQDTATNRYADIVLPATLWAESDAVMINSERNLTLLQQSVPPLGEARPDWELICGVAEHLGFGDDFDYKSSSDIFDEIRRFANPRTGYDLRGASYDRLRETPLQWPCPPEDAADRHPIRYLNDGVSQTLFVDENGHRPRLAFATPSRKAVFLARPHMDAEELPDEDYPMVLNTGRLQHQWHTMTKTGRVAKLNKLNGAPFVEIHPEDAAAAGITGHCQVELTSRRGRAVLPPVITDRVQPGNVWVPFHWNDEHGEYLTVNALTNDAVDADSLQPELKVCAVALRPVAPALPTAADHPLAEALGLQGFTMELTDEEKVYIAGFLAALGNGPEGVPVLPGAAPVRPQTRLWIDGLLAGMHSRAGTSSAVLEPTAPGPLVLWASQTGTAEEFAATVAGRLAGARLVTMNDVTLTELAAATEIVVVTSTFGDGGPPDNGADFWERLASAAAPTLPGLRYAVLGIGDRSYDNFCGHAKALDARLADLGATRLLDRVECEAYDDEPMSAWAGQVAGLVGGAADTGSAAVPITPSPSAQPLTRNAPLLAPLSRNIRLTPESAQKEVRQFGFDISEHVAEHGASYAAGDSLGVFVTNSDDAVATWLACTGLTGNEIIEVDGADTDLRSALTSSYDICRITPNLLRFIADHRPKAAKRLRGPRAELDTWLDGRNALDIVEEFGVRAAPEEWQDALVRLTPRQYSISSSPLVSPTEVQLTVSVVRYRSARGALRHGVASTFLADRAHAAPVFIQRSPNFRPPTESRTPMIMVGPGTGIAPFRAFLQERRALGHTGRNWLFFGDQHRSENFYYRDDLEHMVADGLLNHLDLAFSRDQAKRVYVQHKMLDAGAELWRWLEDGAHFYVCGDATHMAKDVDGALTAIIRRHGGLSDEQAHDYKRELVAEKRYVRDVY, from the coding sequence ATGTCGGTGAAAACGCGGACCGCGTGCTCGTACTGCGGGGTCGGCTGTGGCATCGAGGTCACCACCAAGGCCGACCAGCTCAGCGGGTTGCCGGTGATCGCACAGATCAGCGGCGACAAGTTACACCCGACCAATTACGGCCGGTTGTGCACCAAGGGGGCCACCCACGCGGAGTTGATGGCCGCCACCGACGGCAGGCTGTCCACCGCGCTGGTCCGCTCGGAGCGCGGCGCCGAACCGGTCTCCACCCCGGTCGACGAGGCCGTCGCCGAAGCGGGACGCCGGCTGCGCGCCATCGTCGACGAACACGGTCCCGACGCCGTCGCGCTGTACGTGTCCGGCCAGATGTCCATCGAGGCCCAGTACCTGGCGACCAAACTCGCCAAGGGGTATCTGCGCACCGTGCACATCGAATCGAACTCGCGGTTGTGCATGGCCAGCGCGGGGACCGGTTACAAGCAGTCCCTCGGCGCGGACGGTCCGCCCGGTTCGTACACCGATTTCGACCACGCCGACCTGTTCTTCGTCATCGGCGCCAACATGGCCGACTGCCATCCGATCCTGTTCCTGCGCATGGCCGACCGCATCAAGGCCGGGGCCAAACTCATCGTCGTCGACCCCCGGCGCACCGCCACCGCGGACAAGGCCGACCTCTACCTGCCGATCAAGCCGGGTACGGATTTGGCCCTGCTCAACGGCTTGCTGCACCTGTTGGTCGAAAACGGCGATATCGACCGGGAATTCATCGCCCAGCACACGCAGGGCTGGGAGGCCATGCCGGCCTTCCTCGCCGACTACACTCCCGAGCGAGTCAGCACCATCACCGGCATCGCCGAAGGCGACATCCGCACCGCGGCAACGATGATCGCCGAGGCGGGCGACTGGATGACCTGCTGGACCATGGGCCTGAACCAGAGCACCCACGGCACCTGGAACACCAACGCGATCTGCAATCTGCACCTGGCGACCGGCGCCATCTGCCGGCCCGGCAGTGGCCCGATGTCGCTGACCGGCCAGCCGAATGCCATGGGCGGACGCGAAATGGGTTACATGGGTCCGGGTTTGCCCGGTCAGCGGTCGGTGCTGTCGGCCGACGACCGCGCGTTCTGCGAGGACCAGTGGGGACTGGAACGCGGCACCATCCGCACCGACGTCGGGCCCGGGACGGTCGCGATGTTCGAGCAGGCGGCCGCGGGAGACATCAAGGCGTGCTGGATCATCTGCACCAATCCCGTCGCATCGGTGCCCAATCGCAAGACGGTGATCACCGGCCTGGAGGCATGCGAACTCGTCATCACCCAGGACGCCTATCAGGACACCGCGACCAACCGGTATGCCGATATCGTCCTGCCGGCCACGTTGTGGGCCGAATCGGACGCGGTGATGATCAACTCCGAACGCAACCTGACGCTGCTGCAACAGTCGGTGCCGCCCCTGGGTGAGGCGCGCCCGGACTGGGAACTGATCTGTGGGGTGGCCGAACACCTGGGCTTCGGCGACGATTTCGACTACAAGTCCAGCTCGGACATCTTCGACGAGATCCGCCGGTTCGCCAATCCGCGCACCGGGTACGACCTGCGCGGCGCCAGCTACGACCGGCTGCGCGAGACGCCACTGCAGTGGCCCTGCCCACCGGAGGATGCCGCGGACCGCCACCCCATCCGGTACCTCAACGACGGGGTGTCCCAGACGCTGTTCGTCGACGAGAACGGTCACCGGCCGCGGCTGGCGTTCGCGACACCGTCGCGCAAGGCGGTCTTCCTCGCCCGGCCGCACATGGACGCCGAGGAGCTGCCCGACGAGGACTACCCGATGGTGCTCAACACCGGACGGCTGCAGCATCAGTGGCACACCATGACCAAGACCGGGCGGGTGGCCAAGCTCAACAAACTCAACGGTGCGCCGTTCGTCGAGATCCACCCCGAGGACGCCGCAGCGGCGGGCATCACCGGGCACTGCCAGGTGGAGCTGACCTCGCGGCGCGGGCGGGCGGTGCTGCCACCGGTCATCACCGACCGGGTGCAACCGGGCAACGTATGGGTGCCGTTCCACTGGAACGACGAGCACGGTGAGTACCTGACCGTGAACGCGCTCACCAACGACGCAGTCGACGCCGACTCGCTGCAACCCGAATTGAAGGTCTGTGCGGTCGCGCTGCGGCCCGTTGCGCCGGCCCTGCCCACCGCGGCCGATCACCCGCTCGCCGAGGCGCTCGGATTGCAAGGTTTCACCATGGAACTGACCGACGAGGAAAAGGTCTACATCGCAGGCTTTCTGGCGGCCCTCGGCAACGGCCCGGAGGGTGTTCCGGTGCTTCCGGGCGCGGCGCCGGTCCGCCCTCAGACCCGGTTGTGGATCGACGGACTGCTGGCCGGTATGCATTCCCGGGCCGGGACATCCTCGGCGGTGCTGGAGCCGACCGCGCCCGGCCCATTGGTGCTGTGGGCGTCGCAGACCGGCACCGCGGAGGAATTCGCGGCCACGGTGGCCGGCCGGCTGGCCGGGGCACGCCTGGTGACGATGAACGACGTGACGCTCACCGAACTCGCCGCTGCCACCGAGATCGTCGTCGTGACAAGTACTTTCGGTGACGGCGGGCCACCGGACAACGGCGCCGACTTCTGGGAGCGGCTGGCCTCGGCCGCCGCCCCGACGCTGCCCGGCCTGCGGTATGCGGTGCTGGGGATCGGCGACAGGTCCTACGACAACTTCTGCGGCCACGCCAAGGCGCTGGACGCCCGGCTGGCCGACCTCGGGGCGACCCGGCTGCTGGACCGGGTCGAGTGCGAGGCATATGACGACGAACCGATGAGCGCGTGGGCCGGTCAGGTCGCCGGGCTCGTCGGCGGCGCAGCCGACACCGGCAGTGCGGCTGTCCCGATCACGCCGTCCCCGAGTGCGCAGCCGCTGACCCGCAACGCGCCGCTGCTGGCGCCGCTGAGCCGCAACATCCGGCTCACGCCGGAGTCGGCGCAAAAAGAGGTGCGCCAGTTCGGCTTTGACATCTCCGAGCACGTCGCCGAACACGGGGCGAGCTATGCAGCAGGTGACTCGCTCGGCGTGTTCGTCACCAACTCCGACGATGCGGTGGCCACCTGGCTGGCCTGCACCGGGTTGACCGGCAACGAGATCATCGAGGTCGACGGTGCGGACACCGACCTGCGCAGCGCCCTGACATCGAGCTACGACATCTGCCGGATCACGCCGAACCTGCTGCGCTTCATCGCCGACCACCGGCCCAAGGCCGCCAAACGGCTGCGCGGGCCCAGGGCCGAGCTGGACACCTGGCTGGACGGGCGCAACGCTCTCGACATCGTCGAGGAGTTCGGGGTGCGGGCTGCGCCGGAGGAGTGGCAGGACGCGCTGGTGCGGCTGACCCCGCGGCAGTACTCCATCAGCTCGAGCCCGCTGGTGAGTCCGACCGAAGTCCAACTGACGGTGTCGGTGGTGCGCTACCGCAGTGCCCGCGGGGCGTTGCGGCACGGGGTGGCCTCGACCTTCCTGGCCGACCGCGCGCACGCCGCGCCGGTGTTCATCCAGCGGTCACCAAACTTTCGGCCGCCCACCGAATCTCGGACGCCGATGATCATGGTGGGGCCGGGCACCGGGATCGCGCCGTTCCGTGCCTTCCTGCAGGAACGGCGTGCGCTCGGTCACACCGGCCGCAACTGGCTGTTCTTCGGTGACCAGCACCGCTCCGAAAACTTCTACTACCGCGATGATTTGGAGCACATGGTCGCCGACGGGCTGCTCAACCACCTGGACCTGGCGTTCTCCCGGGACCAGGCCAAGCGGGTCTACGTGCAGCACAAGATGCTCGACGCCGGCGCCGAACTGTGGCGGTGGCTGGAGGATGGCGCACATTTCTACGTGTGCGGTGATGCCACTCACATGGCCAAGGATGTCGACGGCGCGCTGACCGCGATCATCCGCAGGCACGGCGGCCTGTCTGACGAGCAAGCACACGATTACAAGCGCGAACTGGTGGCCGAAAAACGTTACGTACGCGACGTCTACTGA
- the nirB gene encoding nitrite reductase large subunit NirB has translation MKRRLVVVGNGMAGVRAIEEILARGGADLFDITVFGDEPYGNYNRILLSNVLAGSDDSAEIYLNALDWYADNAIDLRAGVRIVRLDTYARLVHADDGTTMRYDALILATGSRSFFPPMTGLWADDKTLTDGVFGFRTLDDCMGMISEAANRTKAVVIGGGLLGLEAARGLQNRGLTVDVVHAGPTLMNAQLDDAAGAILRRSVEGIGITVHTDKRTTEVLVGEDGKLTGIVFSDGSTVDCDMLVIAAGIRPNVVLAQRAGLTVERAIVVDDHMRSVDDDRVYVVGECAQHRGQVYGLVAPLWEQAAVLADHLTGTDTTAAYRGSRTATKLKVAGVDVASMGIKAPELPDDEFVQYSEPRHGVYKTIVIRDGKLVGATLVGDVSKVSFLTQAFDSGLPLPDERVSLMFDIGTPEVAVGVSELSDDAQVCNCNGVSKGALVACVQSGETTVSGVMAKTKAGKGCGSCKELVGQVVEWAAGGAVTEDPSASWYVPGVPYDKPSLMALIRELRLHSVSSVFAALAPDGRVDAGSKMALASLLEMMWADEFVDERDARYINDRVHANIQRDGTFSVVPQMKGGVTSSDQLRKIADVADKYAIPMIKCTGGQRIDLLGVRKEDLPAVWADLDMPSGYAYGKSFRTVKTCVGSDFCRYGLGDSTALGIALEERYQGLASPAKMKLAVTGCPRNCAEALCKDLGVVAVDGGRWEIYVGGAAGAHIRKGDLLTVVDSADTVMTLAGRFLQYYRENANWLERTYAWVPRVGIDHIRAVVVDDAHGWAEGLDARMQKSIDAYRDPWLDGRDPVSEGQFRSALPLLPLPQVPVR, from the coding sequence GTGAAGCGCCGACTTGTCGTCGTCGGTAACGGCATGGCCGGTGTCCGGGCGATCGAGGAGATCCTGGCCCGCGGCGGGGCCGACTTGTTCGACATCACCGTGTTCGGTGACGAGCCCTACGGCAACTACAACAGGATCCTGCTGTCCAATGTGCTTGCGGGCAGCGATGATTCGGCCGAGATCTATCTCAACGCGCTGGATTGGTACGCCGACAACGCGATCGATCTGCGGGCCGGGGTGCGCATCGTGCGGTTGGACACCTACGCCCGGCTGGTGCACGCCGACGACGGCACCACCATGCGTTACGACGCATTGATCCTGGCCACCGGCAGCCGCTCGTTCTTCCCCCCGATGACGGGGCTGTGGGCCGATGACAAGACGCTGACCGACGGTGTGTTCGGCTTCCGCACCCTCGACGATTGCATGGGAATGATCTCCGAGGCGGCCAACCGGACCAAGGCCGTGGTGATCGGTGGCGGGCTGCTCGGCCTGGAAGCCGCACGGGGCCTGCAGAACCGCGGACTGACGGTCGATGTGGTGCATGCCGGTCCCACCCTGATGAACGCGCAACTCGACGACGCGGCCGGGGCCATCCTGCGCCGGTCCGTCGAGGGCATCGGCATCACCGTGCACACCGACAAGCGCACCACCGAGGTGCTGGTCGGCGAGGACGGCAAGCTGACCGGGATCGTGTTCTCCGACGGCAGCACCGTGGACTGCGACATGCTGGTCATCGCCGCCGGCATCCGGCCCAATGTCGTTCTGGCGCAACGGGCGGGGCTCACGGTGGAGCGGGCCATCGTCGTCGACGACCACATGCGCTCCGTCGATGACGATCGGGTCTACGTCGTCGGCGAGTGTGCCCAGCACCGCGGTCAGGTGTACGGCTTGGTGGCACCGCTGTGGGAGCAGGCCGCCGTGCTGGCCGACCATCTCACCGGCACCGATACCACCGCGGCCTACCGGGGTTCGCGCACCGCGACCAAACTCAAGGTGGCCGGTGTCGACGTGGCGTCGATGGGCATCAAGGCGCCGGAGTTGCCGGACGACGAGTTCGTGCAGTACTCCGAACCGCGGCACGGCGTGTACAAGACCATCGTCATCCGTGACGGCAAGCTGGTGGGCGCCACCCTGGTCGGCGATGTGTCCAAGGTGTCGTTCCTGACGCAGGCCTTCGACAGTGGGTTGCCGCTGCCCGACGAGCGTGTCTCGCTGATGTTCGACATCGGCACACCCGAGGTGGCCGTTGGCGTTTCGGAGTTGTCCGACGATGCTCAGGTGTGTAACTGCAACGGGGTGTCCAAGGGTGCCCTGGTGGCGTGCGTGCAGTCCGGTGAGACCACGGTGTCGGGCGTGATGGCCAAGACCAAGGCCGGTAAGGGCTGCGGCTCGTGCAAGGAGCTTGTCGGGCAGGTCGTCGAGTGGGCGGCCGGCGGGGCGGTCACCGAGGATCCGTCGGCGTCCTGGTACGTGCCGGGGGTGCCGTACGACAAGCCGTCGCTGATGGCGTTGATCCGGGAGTTGCGGCTGCATTCGGTGTCATCGGTGTTCGCGGCGCTGGCGCCGGACGGGCGCGTCGACGCGGGGTCCAAGATGGCGCTGGCGTCGCTGCTGGAGATGATGTGGGCCGACGAGTTCGTCGACGAACGGGATGCCCGCTACATCAACGACCGGGTGCACGCCAACATCCAGCGGGACGGCACCTTTTCGGTGGTGCCGCAGATGAAGGGCGGGGTGACCAGCTCCGACCAGTTGCGCAAGATCGCCGATGTGGCGGACAAGTATGCGATCCCGATGATCAAATGCACCGGAGGGCAGCGCATCGATCTGTTGGGCGTACGCAAGGAGGATCTGCCCGCGGTGTGGGCCGACCTGGACATGCCGTCGGGCTATGCCTACGGCAAGAGTTTCCGCACCGTGAAAACCTGTGTGGGGAGCGACTTCTGCCGTTATGGCCTCGGCGACTCGACCGCCCTGGGCATCGCACTGGAGGAGCGTTATCAGGGGCTGGCCAGTCCGGCGAAGATGAAGCTGGCGGTGACGGGGTGTCCGCGCAACTGCGCCGAGGCGCTGTGCAAGGACCTCGGCGTGGTGGCAGTCGACGGCGGCCGGTGGGAGATCTACGTCGGCGGGGCGGCGGGCGCCCATATCCGCAAGGGGGATCTGCTCACCGTCGTCGACTCTGCCGATACCGTGATGACGTTGGCCGGACGGTTCCTGCAGTACTACCGGGAGAACGCCAACTGGCTGGAGCGCACGTACGCCTGGGTGCCGCGGGTGGGGATCGACCACATCCGTGCGGTGGTGGTCGACGACGCACACGGCTGGGCCGAGGGGCTGGATGCGCGGATGCAGAAATCCATTGACGCGTACCGCGATCCGTGGCTGGATGGCCGGGATCCGGTGAGCGAGGGGCAGTTCCGGTCGGCGCTGCCGTTGTTACCACTCCCCCAGGTTCCGGTGCGATGA
- a CDS encoding Rieske (2Fe-2S) protein, translating to MSYLGPVSQIPVGEGRTFAVDDAQIAVFRLRDGSLRAVDAVCPHKGGPLADGLADDQVVVCPLHGATFDLCTGTQAGGGDPVRSYDVAEVDGQIRITL from the coding sequence ATGAGTTACTTGGGGCCGGTCTCCCAGATTCCGGTCGGCGAGGGCCGGACGTTCGCCGTCGATGATGCCCAGATCGCGGTGTTCCGCCTACGCGACGGCTCGCTGCGCGCGGTGGACGCGGTGTGCCCCCACAAGGGCGGGCCGCTGGCCGATGGGCTGGCCGACGACCAGGTGGTGGTGTGTCCGCTGCACGGCGCGACCTTCGACCTGTGCACCGGAACCCAGGCCGGCGGTGGCGATCCGGTGCGCAGCTATGACGTCGCCGAGGTGGACGGGCAGATCCGGATCACGCTCTGA
- a CDS encoding carboxymuconolactone decarboxylase family protein has product MTMAERVPMLDREQAQLRAAECGLPEELADLSVFRVALHQPRVAVALHGLLDALLFRGSLDARLRELVIMRIGWITGSEYEWTQHWRIATLLGVPEHDLLAVRDWQNSESLGPVERAVLAATDDVVRDGVISEENWAACQKAFNSDHAVLVELVGAIANWRLFSILLRSLNIPLESGTDGWPPDGRAPRRGD; this is encoded by the coding sequence GTGACCATGGCGGAACGCGTACCGATGCTCGACCGCGAGCAGGCCCAGCTGCGGGCTGCCGAATGTGGGTTGCCCGAAGAGTTGGCAGACCTGTCGGTATTCCGCGTGGCACTTCATCAGCCGCGTGTGGCAGTTGCGCTGCACGGGCTGCTCGACGCGTTACTCTTCCGCGGTTCCCTTGACGCGCGGCTACGCGAGCTGGTCATCATGCGCATCGGCTGGATCACCGGCTCCGAATACGAATGGACCCAACATTGGCGAATCGCCACACTGCTCGGCGTGCCTGAGCATGATCTCCTCGCGGTGCGCGACTGGCAGAATTCCGAAAGCCTCGGGCCAGTCGAACGTGCGGTCCTCGCAGCGACCGATGATGTGGTACGCGACGGGGTCATCTCCGAGGAAAACTGGGCTGCGTGCCAGAAGGCATTCAATAGCGATCACGCGGTTTTAGTCGAACTTGTCGGAGCAATCGCCAATTGGCGGCTCTTTTCAATCCTGCTTCGATCCCTGAATATTCCACTTGAGTCCGGTACCGACGGCTGGCCGCCCGATGGGCGAGCTCCTCGGCGTGGCGATTGA